A DNA window from Luteolibacter luteus contains the following coding sequences:
- a CDS encoding DUF5681 domain-containing protein, translated as MDQSNTIPTSGLSFHDPASAEHETRSSTGQFLPGHSGNPAGRPRGSRNAPRLRLDDDMDSIVDAVVGKALDGDVAAAKLLIDRIFPRLRAASAPIAVDLPHDAGPLPMAQSVLRAALAGEIPPDTASQLVNIASQLSRITEVELLKARLEALERATGRSAC; from the coding sequence ATGGATCAATCTAACACGATCCCGACTTCGGGACTTTCCTTCCACGATCCGGCATCCGCGGAGCACGAAACCCGCAGCTCCACCGGCCAATTCCTCCCCGGCCATTCCGGGAATCCTGCGGGCAGGCCCCGCGGCTCGCGCAATGCACCGCGCCTCCGTCTGGATGACGACATGGATTCCATCGTCGACGCCGTCGTCGGCAAGGCGCTCGACGGAGACGTGGCCGCCGCGAAGCTCTTGATCGATCGCATCTTCCCGCGCCTCCGCGCGGCATCCGCCCCCATCGCCGTGGATCTCCCCCATGACGCCGGGCCCTTGCCCATGGCCCAGTCCGTCCTCCGCGCGGCCCTAGCCGGGGAGATCCCTCCGGACACCGCCTCCCAGCTCGTGAATATCGCCAGCCAGCTCTCCCGCATCACCGAGGTGGAGCTGCTGAAGGCCCGCCTGGAAGCCCTGGAACGCGCGACCGGCCGCTCCGCCTGTTAA